One window from the genome of Deinococcus radiopugnans ATCC 19172 encodes:
- a CDS encoding DUF1999 domain-containing protein has translation MRYRIFSEQDTDALQALDLTVQRHLDPAFDTLPERERAGRLHTSLPALKFYERSEHSFVAEEGGQLAGFIFAQSVWQGDKPIVLVRAMSVSPTAPADTAQGLLHATIKSAYDTAVYEVHFPLTPGLEDTARAEEAVTLGAYAVRHLGSRLETSPGVRPSGDARAASHPTGGAGGSGLPEAGGSA, from the coding sequence ATGCGTTACCGGATTTTCAGCGAACAGGACACCGACGCACTGCAGGCGCTGGACCTGACCGTGCAGCGGCACCTGGACCCCGCCTTCGATACCCTGCCCGAACGTGAGCGCGCCGGCCGCCTGCACACCAGCCTGCCTGCGCTGAAGTTCTACGAGCGCAGCGAACATTCCTTCGTCGCCGAGGAGGGCGGGCAACTGGCCGGGTTCATCTTCGCGCAGTCGGTGTGGCAGGGCGACAAGCCCATCGTGCTGGTGCGGGCCATGAGCGTGTCGCCCACGGCCCCGGCGGACACGGCCCAGGGCCTGCTGCACGCCACGATCAAGAGCGCCTACGACACTGCCGTCTACGAGGTGCATTTTCCCCTCACGCCCGGCCTGGAGGACACCGCACGCGCCGAGGAAGCCGTCACCCTCGGCGCCTACGCCGTGCGGCATCTGGGTAGTCGTCTGGAAACCTCGCCGGGCGTGCGGCCGAGCGGCGACGCCCGCGCCGCGTCACACCCCACCGGGGGTGCTGGGGGTTCCGGCCTTCCGGAAGCGGGGGGCAGCGCATAA
- a CDS encoding heavy-metal-associated domain-containing protein: MAGMTTPATRVLLGVRGMSRDAGQTVAAALSALPGVSKATPDDGQIEVHYDPSQLTIMDLVRAVRGQGFLAGML, translated from the coding sequence ATGGCGGGCATGACCACTCCCGCCACCCGTGTGCTGCTGGGCGTTCGCGGCATGTCCCGTGACGCCGGACAGACCGTTGCCGCTGCCCTGTCCGCCCTGCCCGGCGTCTCGAAAGCCACGCCCGACGACGGCCAGATTGAGGTGCATTACGATCCCTCGCAACTGACCATCATGGATCTGGTGCGGGCGGTGCGCGGTCAGGGCTTCCTGGCCGGAATGCTGTAG
- a CDS encoding DUF503 domain-containing protein yields the protein MALGYVGVLTMRLEMPWVSNLKEKRALVRPVVERLKVRFPLTVARLDGLDAHDWEVIGVATISNDYGWVKETLKMAADYVASEGPYRVASEDTEITVIGEDELDDESED from the coding sequence GTGGCGCTGGGGTACGTCGGCGTGCTGACCATGCGGCTGGAAATGCCGTGGGTCAGTAATCTCAAGGAAAAACGCGCTCTGGTGCGCCCAGTTGTCGAGCGCCTGAAAGTCCGCTTCCCCCTGACCGTGGCCCGCCTGGACGGTCTGGACGCCCACGACTGGGAAGTGATTGGCGTGGCGACCATCAGCAACGACTACGGCTGGGTCAAGGAAACCCTGAAGATGGCCGCCGATTACGTGGCCAGCGAGGGGCCATACCGCGTGGCCTCGGAAGACACTGAGATCACGGTGATCGGCGAGGATGAGCTGGACGACGAGTCGGAGGATTGA
- the purB gene encoding adenylosuccinate lyase: MIERYLTPEMKTLWSEASKYRAWLRVELAAMDAQATQGEVPREAHTALVEQTEADPIDEAFAARVAEIEAVTRHDIVAFTRALSERYGDEARFIHHGLTSTDVVDTAQNLLLDEALALILADAGALREVCRMQALEYRHTPTVGRTHGIHAEPMTFGLKFLNWMAALDRDLERLTAARRRVQVVMLSGSVGTYAHVSPQVEVEVARAWGWDAAPVTNQTLARDRHAEVLAALAILGTTLEKIAVEIRHLQRSEVREAMEPFGKGQTGSSSMPHKKNPILTENVTGFARLLRGFLTTGLENVALWHERDISHSSAERVILPDATSAASYAARRLTGVLRDLVVFPERMLKNMNDLGGLVFSQRVLHALIDEKGMTRETAYDLVQRHALKSWETGEGLRELLAADPECPLNAAELDEAFDLAWYLRHVDDIYGRFGM, from the coding sequence GTGATCGAACGTTACCTGACGCCCGAGATGAAGACCCTCTGGTCCGAGGCCAGCAAGTACCGCGCGTGGCTGCGCGTGGAACTGGCCGCGATGGACGCCCAGGCCACTCAGGGCGAGGTGCCGCGTGAGGCGCACACGGCGCTGGTGGAGCAGACCGAGGCCGATCCCATCGACGAGGCCTTCGCCGCCCGCGTGGCCGAGATCGAGGCCGTCACCCGTCACGACATCGTGGCCTTTACCCGCGCCCTGAGCGAGCGCTACGGCGACGAGGCCCGCTTTATCCACCACGGCCTGACCAGCACCGACGTGGTGGACACCGCCCAGAACCTGCTGCTGGACGAGGCGCTGGCGCTGATTCTGGCCGACGCGGGCGCGCTGCGCGAGGTCTGCCGCATGCAGGCGCTGGAATACCGGCACACGCCCACGGTGGGCCGCACCCACGGCATCCACGCCGAGCCGATGACCTTCGGCCTCAAGTTCCTGAACTGGATGGCCGCGCTGGACCGCGACCTGGAGCGCCTGACGGCGGCCCGTCGGCGCGTTCAGGTGGTCATGCTTTCCGGCTCGGTGGGCACCTACGCCCACGTCTCCCCACAGGTGGAAGTGGAGGTCGCCCGTGCCTGGGGCTGGGACGCAGCCCCCGTCACCAACCAGACCCTGGCCCGCGACCGCCACGCCGAGGTGCTGGCCGCGCTGGCGATCCTCGGCACCACGTTGGAAAAGATCGCCGTGGAAATCCGCCACCTGCAGCGCTCGGAGGTCCGTGAGGCGATGGAACCCTTCGGCAAGGGGCAGACCGGCAGCAGCTCCATGCCGCACAAGAAAAACCCGATCCTGACCGAGAACGTGACCGGCTTTGCCCGCTTGCTGCGCGGCTTCTTGACCACGGGGCTGGAAAACGTGGCCCTGTGGCACGAGCGCGACATCAGCCACTCCAGCGCCGAACGCGTCATTCTGCCCGACGCCACCAGCGCCGCCAGCTACGCCGCCCGCCGTCTGACCGGGGTGCTGCGTGATCTGGTGGTCTTCCCGGAGCGGATGCTGAAAAACATGAACGATCTGGGCGGTCTGGTGTTCAGCCAGCGCGTGCTGCACGCCTTGATTGACGAGAAGGGCATGACCCGCGAAACGGCCTACGATCTGGTGCAGCGTCACGCATTAAAGAGCTGGGAAACCGGCGAGGGCCTGCGCGAGTTGCTGGCCGCCGATCCCGAATGCCCGTTGAATGCCGCCGAACTGGACGAGGCCTTCGATCTGGCGTGGTATCTGCGCCATGTCGATGATATCTACGGGCGTTTCGGGATGTGA
- a CDS encoding phage holin family protein, with the protein MGFILRLLVNALALYLLTQVYSGVYFEGGAAVGSVLIAALVMGIVNALIRPVLLLLSLPLTVLTLGLFTLVVNGVVLLLVAAVTALDTTGFGAAIVGALILTVISWVLDALVGALGLDGKRG; encoded by the coding sequence ATGGGATTTATTCTCCGGCTACTGGTCAACGCGCTGGCGCTGTACCTGTTGACGCAGGTGTATTCGGGTGTCTACTTCGAGGGCGGCGCGGCGGTGGGCAGCGTCCTGATCGCCGCGCTGGTGATGGGCATCGTGAACGCGCTGATCCGCCCGGTGCTGCTGCTGCTGTCGCTGCCGCTGACGGTGCTCACGCTGGGGCTGTTCACGCTGGTGGTCAACGGCGTGGTGCTGCTGCTGGTGGCGGCGGTCACGGCCCTGGACACGACGGGCTTCGGCGCGGCCATTGTGGGCGCCCTGATCCTGACGGTCATCTCCTGGGTGCTGGACGCGCTGGTGGGCGCGCTGGGCCTGGACGGCAAACGTGGCTGA
- the panC gene encoding pantoate--beta-alanine ligase: MAAQVRPQVVRSPEALRSALSGRGRVGLVPTMGYLHDGHATLMRRAREVCDVLVVSIFVNPLQFGPSEDLAAYPRDLQRDLGVVGEAGVDVVFMPDVETMYPPAFDTRVVVSGVSEGLDGASRPGHFVGVATVVLKLLNLVRPDVAFFGEKDWQQLAVLRQMVRDLNVPVEVVGLPTVRAPSGLALSSRNSYLTPEQQARAAVLSRALTAVQEAYAGGERDAAGLRQAGLDVLSADPEVTLDYLSVVGRDMQEREVVDNDSMTRVLVAARMFGVRLIDNMPLVSAQPNATQPGAEPA; this comes from the coding sequence GTGGCCGCGCAGGTGCGTCCGCAGGTGGTCCGCTCCCCGGAGGCCCTGCGCTCGGCGCTGAGTGGACGGGGCCGGGTTGGTCTGGTCCCGACGATGGGCTACCTGCACGACGGCCACGCCACCCTGATGCGCCGCGCCCGCGAGGTCTGCGACGTGCTGGTGGTCAGCATTTTCGTCAATCCGCTGCAATTCGGTCCCAGCGAGGATCTGGCGGCCTACCCCCGCGATCTGCAGCGTGACCTGGGCGTGGTGGGTGAGGCTGGCGTGGACGTGGTGTTCATGCCGGACGTCGAGACCATGTACCCGCCGGCCTTCGACACCCGCGTGGTGGTGTCCGGCGTCAGCGAGGGTCTGGACGGTGCCTCGCGTCCCGGCCATTTCGTGGGCGTGGCGACGGTGGTGCTCAAGCTGTTGAATCTGGTGCGCCCGGACGTGGCGTTTTTCGGCGAGAAGGACTGGCAGCAACTGGCGGTGCTGCGCCAGATGGTCCGGGACCTGAACGTGCCCGTGGAGGTGGTGGGCCTGCCCACGGTGCGCGCCCCCTCGGGTCTGGCCCTCAGCAGCCGCAACAGCTACCTGACCCCCGAGCAGCAGGCGCGGGCCGCCGTGCTGTCGCGCGCCCTGACGGCGGTGCAGGAGGCTTATGCGGGTGGCGAGCGGGACGCTGCCGGGCTGCGTCAGGCTGGTTTGGACGTGCTGTCTGCAGACCCCGAGGTCACGCTGGACTACCTGAGTGTCGTGGGCCGTGACATGCAGGAAAGAGAAGTTGTGGACAATGATTCCATGACCCGTGTCCTGGTGGCGGCCCGCATGTTCGGCGTTCGGCTGATCGACAATATGCCGCTGGTTTCCGCCCAGCCCAACGCCACGCAGCCGGGGGCGGAACCCGCGTGA
- a CDS encoding PilT/PilU family type 4a pilus ATPase, with product MTLDELLQEMVGRRASDIHLQAGSPPMGRVDGQLLPFGAQALMPPDTALLAQSLMSPEQWDDFSYRNEMDLAYGVSGLGRFRCNVFRQRGSVGIVMRVVTDAIPGFESLGLPAGVLQRLAESPRGLILVTGPTGSGKSTTLASLIDHINRTFAYNVITVEDPIEILHKNKKSIVVQREIGSDTRDFRTALKYAMRQDPDVIMIGEMRDKETVEAALSAAQTGHLVLSTLHTQDAIRSVNRIIDFFAPYERDQIRLQLAETLVGIVSQRLLRRSDGVGRVLGLEIMLNTPLVQEYIKDEDKTPLIKDALMEDDIRGMHTFDQHLAQLYHHNMITLDEAMEAATSGHELKLMVTRSGFAY from the coding sequence GTGACCCTCGACGAGCTGCTGCAGGAGATGGTGGGCCGCCGCGCCTCGGACATTCACCTGCAAGCGGGCAGCCCGCCGATGGGCCGGGTGGACGGGCAGCTGCTGCCGTTCGGGGCGCAGGCCCTGATGCCCCCCGACACGGCGCTGCTGGCGCAGTCGCTGATGTCGCCGGAGCAGTGGGACGATTTTTCCTACCGCAACGAGATGGATCTGGCCTACGGCGTCTCCGGGCTGGGCCGCTTCCGCTGCAACGTCTTCCGGCAGCGCGGCTCGGTGGGCATCGTCATGCGGGTGGTCACCGACGCCATCCCCGGCTTCGAGTCGCTGGGCCTGCCCGCCGGGGTGCTGCAGCGCCTGGCCGAGTCTCCGCGCGGCCTGATCCTGGTGACCGGCCCCACCGGGTCAGGCAAGTCCACCACGCTGGCCAGCCTGATCGACCACATCAACCGGACCTTTGCCTACAACGTCATCACGGTGGAAGACCCCATCGAGATCCTGCACAAGAACAAGAAGAGCATCGTCGTGCAGCGCGAGATCGGCAGCGACACCCGCGATTTCCGCACCGCCCTGAAATACGCCATGCGTCAGGACCCCGACGTGATCATGATCGGCGAGATGCGCGACAAGGAAACGGTGGAGGCCGCCCTGAGCGCCGCGCAGACCGGGCATCTGGTCCTCAGCACGCTGCACACGCAAGACGCCATTCGCAGCGTGAACCGCATCATCGACTTCTTCGCTCCCTACGAGCGCGACCAGATCAGATTGCAACTGGCCGAGACGCTGGTGGGCATCGTCAGTCAGCGCCTGCTGCGCCGCTCGGACGGGGTGGGTCGGGTGCTGGGGCTGGAGATCATGCTGAACACGCCGCTGGTGCAGGAGTACATCAAGGACGAGGACAAGACCCCGCTGATCAAAGACGCCCTGATGGAGGACGACATCCGGGGCATGCACACCTTCGATCAGCACCTCGCGCAGCTGTACCACCACAACATGATCACCCTGGACGAGGCGATGGAGGCCGCCACCAGCGGTCACGAGCTGAAGCTGATGGTTACGCGCAGCGGTTTCGCGTACTGA
- a CDS encoding ABC transporter ATP-binding protein, which produces MAEVILEHIDKMYGSKQHAVKDFNLHIQDREFMVFVGPSGCGKSTTLRMIAGLEDISDGILKIGDRVVNDVPPKDRDIAMVFQNYALYPHMNVYENMAFGLKLRKTPKDEIERRVRDAAKILQIEHLLGRKPKELSGGQRQRVAMGRAIVREPAVFLMDEPLSNLDAKLRVEMRSQINQLHRRLGATIVYVTHDQVEAMTLGNRIVVMRDGLIMQVDTPMNLYDFPQNKFVAGFIGSPSMNLISGTVKNGQFMVGNDPVAAMGKLAQSLKAYEGKEVLMGIRPEHIGLIGLTETPVGTNVIHGKVVVVEPLGAQTDLIVEVAGQDVTVKVEGQALVQPGDDIELVLDQTRLHAFDTATEQAIDRGTALGKRGQADTPDLGYEYPGVTKKNQQSMPQGAGQAQDDMLTKERIVISSD; this is translated from the coding sequence ATGGCAGAAGTCATCCTGGAACACATCGACAAGATGTACGGCAGCAAGCAGCACGCGGTGAAGGACTTTAACCTCCACATTCAGGACCGTGAATTCATGGTCTTCGTGGGACCGTCCGGCTGCGGCAAGTCCACCACCCTGCGCATGATCGCGGGCCTGGAAGACATCAGCGACGGCATCCTGAAGATCGGGGACCGCGTGGTCAACGACGTGCCGCCCAAGGACCGCGACATCGCGATGGTGTTCCAGAACTACGCGCTGTACCCGCACATGAACGTCTACGAGAACATGGCCTTTGGCCTGAAGCTGCGCAAGACCCCCAAGGACGAGATCGAGCGCCGCGTGCGGGACGCCGCCAAGATCCTGCAGATCGAGCATCTGCTGGGGCGCAAGCCCAAGGAACTGTCGGGCGGTCAGCGCCAGCGCGTGGCGATGGGCCGCGCCATCGTGCGCGAACCCGCCGTGTTCCTGATGGACGAGCCGCTCTCGAACCTGGACGCCAAGCTGCGCGTGGAAATGCGCTCGCAGATCAACCAGCTGCACCGCCGTCTGGGCGCCACCATCGTCTACGTGACCCACGATCAGGTGGAAGCGATGACGCTGGGCAACCGCATCGTGGTGATGCGCGACGGCCTGATCATGCAGGTCGACACGCCCATGAACCTCTACGATTTCCCGCAGAACAAGTTCGTGGCGGGCTTTATCGGCAGCCCCAGCATGAACCTGATCTCGGGCACCGTGAAGAACGGTCAGTTCATGGTCGGCAACGATCCTGTGGCCGCGATGGGCAAGCTGGCGCAGAGCCTGAAAGCCTACGAGGGCAAGGAAGTCCTGATGGGCATCCGTCCCGAACATATCGGGCTGATCGGGCTGACCGAGACGCCCGTGGGCACCAACGTGATTCACGGCAAAGTGGTGGTCGTCGAGCCGCTGGGCGCGCAGACCGATCTGATCGTGGAAGTGGCCGGGCAGGACGTGACGGTTAAGGTGGAAGGTCAGGCGCTGGTGCAACCCGGCGACGACATCGAACTGGTGCTCGACCAGACTCGCCTGCACGCCTTCGATACCGCCACCGAACAGGCGATTGACCGTGGCACGGCACTCGGCAAGCGCGGACAGGCCGATACCCCGGACCTGGGCTACGAGTATCCCGGCGTGACCAAGAAGAACCAGCAGAGCATGCCTCAGGGAGCGGGACAGGCGCAGGATGACATGCTGACCAAGGAACGCATCGTCATCAGCAGCGACTGA
- a CDS encoding ABC transporter permease subunit produces the protein MWLEAWRQALQDSRRSLLWWAVGIAVYTAVLLAFFPMLKGNAALGELMQSLPEALRALAGDNLGTPAGYVGGKLLSLMPVVLTVFAALQGSALIAGQEERGWLEFPLAQPLPRATLLLGRAVALLTMLLVLGAALFLSILLAGQAFQAPLPAGHLLTTVALHTLGAWLFGALALALGAATGHPGLAVGVGAGLGVGLVVLQSVASQVPLLNDLAWLNPWKYALSDLPLEHAVSPTPLLVCLLLGAALIGLAAPAFGNRDVRG, from the coding sequence ATGTGGCTTGAAGCGTGGAGGCAGGCGCTGCAGGACTCACGCCGCAGCCTGCTGTGGTGGGCGGTGGGCATCGCCGTGTACACCGCCGTGCTGCTGGCCTTCTTTCCCATGCTCAAGGGCAACGCGGCCCTGGGCGAGCTGATGCAGAGCCTACCCGAAGCGTTGCGGGCGCTGGCCGGTGACAACTTGGGCACCCCCGCCGGATACGTGGGCGGCAAGCTGCTGAGCCTGATGCCGGTCGTGCTGACCGTGTTCGCCGCGCTGCAGGGTTCGGCGCTGATCGCGGGCCAGGAGGAGCGCGGCTGGCTGGAGTTCCCGCTGGCCCAGCCGCTGCCGCGCGCCACGCTGCTGCTGGGGCGCGCAGTCGCCCTGCTGACCATGCTGCTGGTCCTGGGGGCCGCGCTGTTCCTGAGCATCCTGCTGGCCGGACAGGCGTTTCAGGCCCCGCTGCCGGCTGGACACCTGCTGACCACGGTGGCCCTGCACACGCTGGGCGCTTGGCTGTTCGGCGCCCTGGCCCTGGCCCTCGGCGCGGCGACAGGCCACCCCGGCCTGGCGGTCGGCGTCGGCGCCGGCCTGGGCGTCGGGCTGGTGGTGCTGCAGAGCGTCGCCTCCCAGGTGCCGCTCCTGAACGATCTGGCGTGGCTCAATCCCTGGAAATACGCGCTGAGTGACCTGCCGCTGGAACACGCGGTCAGCCCCACGCCCCTGCTGGTGTGCCTGCTGCTGGGCGCGGCGCTGATTGGGCTGGCCGCGCCCGCATTCGGGAACCGGGACGTGCGCGGCTGA
- a CDS encoding ABC transporter ATP-binding protein translates to MNAIETTELSKLYAPGVGLAPLNLSVAAGEIFGFIGPNGAGKTTAIRTLMGFLRPTGGRGRVLGHDVWSERVAVHRRVGYLPGEVQLGRDHSARELMGRSCRLRGGASAEYGLDVARRLELRLDARLGTLSKGNRQKVGLTLALMHRPELLVLDEPTDGLDPLVQDTVLGLLREAQGEGRTVFLSSHVLSEIERVAGRVGIIRRGELIRVEGIEALKASLPQQVTLQFARPPSIDLTALNGMSGGVADGLSFRGQWRGGPDPLIRALAGESLTALSLTPSTLEDAFMDEYRSEPAHLETAHVA, encoded by the coding sequence ATGAACGCCATCGAAACCACCGAGCTGAGCAAGCTGTATGCCCCTGGCGTGGGGCTGGCCCCGCTGAACCTGAGCGTGGCGGCGGGCGAGATCTTCGGCTTCATCGGGCCGAACGGGGCGGGCAAGACCACCGCGATCCGCACGCTGATGGGGTTTCTGCGCCCCACCGGAGGCCGCGGGCGCGTGCTGGGGCATGACGTGTGGAGCGAGCGCGTGGCGGTTCACCGGCGGGTGGGCTACCTGCCCGGTGAGGTCCAGCTGGGCCGGGACCACTCGGCCCGCGAGCTGATGGGCCGCAGTTGCCGGCTCCGGGGCGGGGCCAGCGCCGAGTACGGACTGGACGTGGCGCGGCGGCTGGAACTGCGGCTGGACGCCCGGCTGGGCACCCTGAGTAAGGGCAACCGCCAGAAAGTCGGCCTGACCCTGGCGCTGATGCACCGCCCCGAACTGCTGGTGCTGGACGAGCCCACCGACGGCCTGGACCCGCTGGTGCAGGACACCGTACTGGGACTGCTGCGCGAAGCCCAAGGCGAGGGCCGCACCGTCTTCCTGTCCAGTCACGTCCTGAGCGAGATCGAGCGCGTGGCCGGGCGGGTGGGCATCATCCGGCGCGGCGAACTGATTCGGGTGGAGGGCATCGAGGCCCTCAAGGCCAGTCTGCCGCAACAGGTGACGCTGCAGTTTGCCCGCCCCCCCAGCATTGACCTCACCGCCCTGAACGGCATGAGCGGAGGCGTGGCCGACGGGCTGAGCTTCCGGGGACAGTGGCGCGGCGGCCCCGACCCCTTGATCCGGGCACTGGCCGGAGAATCACTGACGGCCCTGAGCCTCACGCCGTCCACACTGGAGGACGCCTTTATGGACGAGTACCGCAGCGAACCGGCACACCTGGAGACCGCCCATGTGGCTTGA
- a CDS encoding GbsR/MarR family transcriptional regulator — protein sequence MTDTPPAPDPFAPTAASEQFMERAGLLFEMVGMPRAAGRVLGALLVAPAGGLTPAELAERLQASRAGISGAVKHLTLLGLAERAPNPGERADRFRVRPNAWATLTEQGNRKLQTLHDLAADGLQALPPGAEAAPLREMQRFYGHWLRLFPAVLEDWHRINQEDRMNPKEES from the coding sequence ATGACCGACACACCACCAGCTCCAGACCCTTTCGCGCCCACCGCCGCGAGCGAGCAGTTCATGGAGCGCGCCGGCCTGCTGTTCGAGATGGTGGGCATGCCGCGCGCGGCAGGGCGCGTGCTGGGGGCGCTGCTGGTAGCCCCGGCGGGCGGGCTGACCCCGGCGGAGCTGGCCGAACGCCTTCAGGCCAGCCGGGCGGGCATCAGCGGGGCGGTCAAGCACCTGACGCTGCTGGGGCTGGCCGAGCGGGCGCCCAATCCCGGCGAACGGGCTGACCGTTTCCGGGTGCGCCCCAACGCCTGGGCCACCCTGACCGAACAGGGCAACCGCAAGCTCCAGACCCTGCACGATCTGGCCGCCGACGGGCTGCAGGCGCTGCCGCCGGGAGCCGAGGCGGCCCCCCTGCGCGAGATGCAGCGCTTCTACGGTCACTGGCTGCGCCTGTTCCCCGCCGTGCTGGAGGACTGGCACCGGATCAACCAGGAGGACCGGATGAACCCGAAGGAGGAGTCATGA
- the typA gene encoding translational GTPase TypA, which produces MEYRNIAIIAHVDHGKTTLVDALLKQTLKLGHGEELAERAMDSNDLERERGITILAKNTAVEYGGVKINIVDTPGHADFGGEVERVLGMVSGCLVLVDAAEGPMPQTRFVLRKAIELGLKPIVVINKIDRIDARPEEVVNLTFDLMAELGANDDQLDFPILYAIAREGKAFRDLDKPQDDMHELFEMVLEHIPAPPADLEAPFQMLVTNLDYSEYLGRIVLGRVQRGTVKKGEFVQLMHKDGTMTKSRVVQPFTHMGLRRIEADEVSAGDIVALAGIEDAQIGETVADLADPEALPIITVDEPTVSMTFQPNTSPFAGKDGKYVTSRHLNDRLKREVMTNVSLKVDEVRPDEFIVSGRGELHLSILLETMRREGYEVQVGSPQVIIREIDGVKHEPVEHLVIDVPEQHASSVIGVLGGRKGQMVNMEPQGTRSRVEFKIPSRALFGFRNQFLSMTQGEGIMSHVFDGYAPWAGDIKIRQNGSLVSMEDGPAFAYSIWKLQDRGSFFIDAGAEVYVGMIVGENAREQDMNVNVCKNKKLTNVRSSGADDALTLTPPRRLSLEDALEYIGSDELVELTPHNIRLRKKVLNPSMRK; this is translated from the coding sequence ATGGAATACCGGAATATCGCCATCATCGCGCACGTCGACCACGGCAAGACCACCCTGGTGGACGCCCTGCTCAAGCAGACCCTGAAGCTCGGTCATGGCGAGGAACTGGCCGAACGCGCCATGGACAGCAACGACCTGGAACGCGAGCGCGGCATCACCATTCTCGCCAAGAACACGGCTGTGGAGTACGGCGGCGTCAAGATCAACATCGTGGACACCCCCGGCCACGCGGACTTCGGCGGCGAGGTCGAGCGCGTGCTGGGCATGGTCAGCGGCTGCCTGGTGCTGGTGGACGCGGCGGAAGGCCCGATGCCCCAGACCCGCTTCGTGCTGCGCAAGGCCATCGAACTGGGCCTGAAGCCCATCGTGGTCATCAACAAGATCGACCGCATCGACGCGCGCCCCGAGGAAGTGGTCAATCTGACCTTCGACCTGATGGCCGAACTGGGCGCCAACGACGATCAGCTCGACTTTCCGATCCTGTACGCGATTGCCCGTGAAGGCAAGGCGTTCCGGGATCTGGACAAGCCGCAGGACGACATGCACGAGCTGTTCGAGATGGTCCTGGAGCACATTCCCGCCCCCCCCGCCGATCTGGAGGCCCCCTTCCAGATGCTGGTGACCAACCTGGACTACTCCGAGTACCTGGGCCGCATCGTGCTGGGCCGGGTGCAGCGCGGCACGGTCAAGAAGGGTGAGTTTGTGCAGCTGATGCACAAGGACGGCACCATGACCAAGAGCCGCGTGGTGCAGCCGTTTACCCACATGGGCCTGCGCCGCATCGAGGCCGATGAGGTCAGCGCGGGCGACATCGTGGCGCTGGCCGGCATCGAGGACGCGCAGATTGGCGAAACCGTGGCCGATCTGGCGGACCCCGAGGCGTTGCCGATCATCACCGTGGACGAGCCCACCGTCAGCATGACCTTCCAGCCGAACACCAGCCCCTTTGCGGGCAAGGACGGCAAGTACGTCACCAGCCGCCACCTGAATGACCGCCTGAAGCGCGAGGTCATGACCAACGTGTCCCTGAAGGTGGACGAGGTGCGGCCCGACGAGTTCATCGTGTCCGGACGCGGCGAGCTGCACCTGTCGATCCTGCTGGAAACCATGCGCCGCGAGGGCTACGAGGTTCAGGTCGGCAGCCCCCAGGTGATCATCCGCGAGATCGACGGCGTGAAGCACGAGCCGGTCGAGCATCTGGTAATCGACGTCCCTGAGCAGCACGCCAGCAGCGTGATCGGCGTGTTGGGCGGCCGCAAGGGCCAGATGGTCAACATGGAGCCGCAGGGCACCCGCAGCCGGGTGGAGTTCAAGATTCCGTCCCGCGCTCTGTTCGGCTTCCGCAACCAGTTCCTGTCCATGACCCAGGGCGAGGGCATCATGAGCCACGTCTTCGACGGCTATGCGCCGTGGGCCGGGGACATCAAGATCCGCCAGAACGGCTCGCTGGTCAGCATGGAAGACGGCCCGGCCTTCGCGTACTCGATCTGGAAGCTGCAGGACCGCGGCTCGTTCTTCATCGACGCGGGCGCCGAAGTGTACGTGGGCATGATCGTGGGTGAAAACGCCCGCGAGCAGGACATGAACGTCAACGTCTGCAAGAACAAGAAGCTGACCAACGTGCGCTCGTCGGGCGCCGACGACGCCCTGACCCTGACCCCGCCGCGTCGCCTGAGCCTGGAAGACGCGCTGGAGTACATCGGCAGCGACGAACTGGTGGAGCTGACCCCCCACAACATCCGCCTGCGCAAGAAGGTGCTGAACCCCAGCATGCGCAAATAG